In the Acidobacteriota bacterium genome, ATCGAGGAAGCGATAGCGCAGGCGCATTTCCTCGGGCTCCGTGTGGGCACCGCTGACCTGCAGCGGCAGCACCTCGGCGGCGGACAGAACCTCCACCTCTTCGACCATCACCTCGACCCGGCCGGTGGGCAGGTCATCGTTGGCACTCTCCCGCTGCACGACCTTGCCGGCGATGGCGACCACCGACTCGTGGCGCAGCTCCGAGACGGCCTCGTAGTGCGGGTTCTCCGGGGTCAGCACGCACTGGGTCAGCCCATAGTGGTCGCGCAGGTCGAGAAAGAGGAGTTGGCCCAGGTTGCGGGCGCGATGGATCCAGCCGGACAGGCGGACCCTGTCGCCGGCGTTGGCGGAGCGCAGCTCTCCGCAGGTATGGGTGCGATATCGGTGCATGGTTTTGGCCCTTCGGGTTGGCGGTGATCGAGGCGCTGAGGATGGCGCGCCGGCGAGTTTATCCCGACCTTCCCTGGGAGAGAAAAGTCACCCATATAGACATTCCAGAAGTCTATATATGCCGTTGACATGAATATATTGCCATGGTATGTTGATTATATATTGAAGTTTATCTAGTAGTACTTCTGACTTTTCGGCACTCATCGAACTCGTTGCAGCTCTCGCTTGCGAGATCTGGACGGGGAACGAGTCTTCGCAAGGAGAGTCCGGCTTGGATCTAGCCCTTCGCCAAACCGTCGAAGAGATTCGTGACATTCTGATCGCCGCCAAGAGCCACTACGGCGGGGACGAAACCCGCCGCCTCGAAGAGGCTTTCGTGCGGACCGTGCGGCGCCAGCCGCTGCGCTCGCCCCACCGCCTGCAGCGCCCCGACCTGTTCATCCCCGAGCTGCGCACGATCCCCTGGATCGAGCCCGAAGAGCTCGCCGCCGCCGCCATCCTGGCGGATCACTTCGAAGAAATCCGCGCCGAGGTGATGGCGCTGGTCGATTCCGAGGGGGCATTCCACGTCTACGACGATGGCGTCGAGGATGGACAGACCGACTGGAACGCCCTCGGTCTGAAGGTCGGCGGCGGAGTGGTCGAACGCGGCCAACGACTCTGCCCGAAGACCCTCGAAGTCATCGAGCAGCTTCCCCGAGTGGGGGAGGTGGCGATGGTCTCGGCGCTCGCCGCCGGCGGCCATATCGAGCCCCATTGCGGTCCCACCAACCTGCGGGTCAATCTCCACTTCGGGGTCAATATCCCGCCGGGAGACTGTGGCCTGCGGGTCGGTGGCGAGGCGCGCAAATGGACCGAGGGAGAGTGTCTGGTCTTCGATGACAGCTTCGAGCACGAGGCCTGGAATTTCTCCGACCGTACCCGCCACGTGCTGCTGATCAACTTCTGGCATCCCGATCTCAGTGACGCCGAAGTCGAAGTGCTGAATCGCGTCAACCGCGTCGTCGCGCCGCGCTACTCGCGATTCTTCGAGCACAACTAGAGAGCGAGACGGCGATGCCTTATCCCGATCCCGCGGTGACGGCGAACGTGTATTGTGCCGGCTTCCTGGACGATGTCCTGGTCTCGGTGGTGGCGCCGGCCGTCGAAGCCGCCGGCGGCGGCTACGGCTGGGTGATGCGCTACGGCAAATGTGGCGAGCACCTCAAAGTGCGCTTCCACGGGGACGAGAGCA is a window encoding:
- a CDS encoding aspartyl/asparaginyl beta-hydroxylase domain-containing protein, with protein sequence MDLALRQTVEEIRDILIAAKSHYGGDETRRLEEAFVRTVRRQPLRSPHRLQRPDLFIPELRTIPWIEPEELAAAAILADHFEEIRAEVMALVDSEGAFHVYDDGVEDGQTDWNALGLKVGGGVVERGQRLCPKTLEVIEQLPRVGEVAMVSALAAGGHIEPHCGPTNLRVNLHFGVNIPPGDCGLRVGGEARKWTEGECLVFDDSFEHEAWNFSDRTRHVLLINFWHPDLSDAEVEVLNRVNRVVAPRYSRFFEHN